The Oryzias latipes chromosome 16, ASM223467v1 genome includes a region encoding these proteins:
- the LOC100415783 gene encoding G protein coupled progestin receptor alpha: MATVVMEQIGRLFINAQQLRQIPQLLESAFPTLPCTVKLSDVPKVFQERHIHTGYRQTDQSWRYYFLTLFQRHNETINVWTHLLAALIILVKWQEISETVDFLRDPHAQPLFIVLLAAFTYLSFSALAHLLSAKSELSYYTFYFLDYVGVAVYQYGSALAHYYYVVEKELHTMVRGFFLPSAAFLAWLTCFGCCYGKYAGPELPKFAHKLFQVVPSALAYCLDISPVVHRIYSCYREGCSDPMVVYHVYHVIFFLISAYFFCCPHPESLFPGKCDFIGQGHQIFHVFVVVCTLMQIEALRTDFTVRRPLYERLHGDLAHDAVALFIFTTCCCALTAFYVRKRVRSSLHDKEE, encoded by the coding sequence ATGGCAACGGTTGTGATGGAGCAGATTGGCCGGCTGTTCATCAACGCGCAGCAGCTGAGGCAGATCCCCCAGCTGTTGGAGTCTGCCTTTCCCACACTGCCTTGCACCGTGAAGTTGTCCGATGTCCCCAAAGTGTTCCAGGAGCGCCACATCCACACTGGCTACAGGCAGACAGACCAGAGCTGGCGCTACTACTTCCTCACCCTCTTCCAGAGGCACAACGAGACCATCAACGTGTGGACGCACCTTTTGGCAGCCCTCATCATCTTGGTGAAGTGGCAGGAGATCTCTGAGACTGTGGACTTTCTGCGTGACCCTCATGCCCAGCCCCTCTTCATTGTGCTCCTGGCAGCTTTTACCTACCTCTCCTTCAGTGCCCTTGCTCATCTCCTCTCTGCCAAATCAGAGCTGTCCTACTACACCTTCTACTTCCTTGACTATGTAGGGGTTGCAGTCTACCAGTATGGGAGCGCTCTTGCGCACTACTATTATGTGGTAGAAAAAGAGTTGCACACCATGGTGCGTGGCTTTTTTTTGCCTTCTGCAGCATTTCTGGCATGGCTTACCTGCTTTGGTTGCTGCTACGGGAAGTATGCCGGTCCTGAGCTGCCCAAGTTCGCCCACAAGCTCTTCCAAGTAGTGCCGTCGGCCTTGGCCTACTGTTTGGACATAAGCCCTGTGGTGCACCGCATTTACAGCTGCTACAGAGAGGGCTGCTCCGACCCCATGGTGGTGTACCACGTGTACCATGTGATCTTTTTCTTGATCAGCGCCTACTTCTTCTGCTGCCCTCACCCAGAGAGCTTGTTCCCTGGGAAGTGCGACTTCATTGGCCAGGGCCACCAGATCTTTCACGTGTTTGTGGTTGTGTGCACCTTGATGCAGATCGAAGCCCTGCGAACAGACTTCACAGTGCGCCGGCCTCTGTACGAGCGACTCCACGGAGACTTGGCGCACGATGCCGTGGCGCTCTTCATCTTCACCACCTGCTGCTGTGCTCTTACGGCTTTTTATGTGCGTAAGCGTGTACGGTCCTCACTCCACGACAAAGAGGAGTG